The proteins below are encoded in one region of Ereboglobus luteus:
- a CDS encoding methylmalonyl-CoA mutase family protein — translation MSSTTNETNTPESLDGLRAAYAEWRKTVETELKGVPFEKKLVTKTPEGIALQPLYTRLDTAALPAQDASAARGSLDKGYFKTPWEFAQEIALAAPADFNAALLADLNRGQNAVSISLDCATRAAKDADAAPAAEVGCCGLSVSDLSDLAAALNNVELTAVPVHINAGATALPVASLLLALAKQRGVDASKINGSVTADPLGELAARGALPDSLDSLQNDLAQWTLWASKNAPGLSTVGVDSALWLNAGGNAVQDLAYTIAATVEYIRELGKRGLTAEQVAAHLRVNFAIGPQFFMEIAKFRAFRLLWARVAAAYAIKTSPKVHARTGRWNKTKLDINVNMLRVTTEALSAVLGGVDSLHIAPYDEVMGSPDDFSRRISRNIHTLLAEEFHVTAPNDPSGGSFYIEKLTDELARKAWAAFQDIEKQGGFTAALRSGSLQTAVADTAKAKSDSLDKRRMGLVGTNLFPNLKEKDPVARPLATPEFVAARAAEVKKRRPATMSIKLAVTTKIVNAVSPDVAADSAAACIQAAAQGATIGQLFAATHPDAKPETGVTPVALVRGSEGYEALRAAADSYAKKNGARPKIFVAKMGPVLQHKARADFTAGFFSTGGFEMIAKDAYETAEDAAKAAVASGAPVAVLCSTDATYPELAPAFAKAVKAAKPEIQVILAGMPADETLAATYKAAGFDDFIHVRANVRGLLANIQKTIGA, via the coding sequence ATGAGCAGCACAACCAACGAAACCAATACTCCCGAATCCCTCGACGGCCTGCGCGCCGCCTACGCCGAATGGCGCAAGACCGTCGAAACCGAACTCAAGGGCGTGCCCTTCGAGAAAAAACTCGTCACCAAGACGCCCGAAGGCATTGCGCTCCAGCCGCTTTACACGCGCCTCGACACCGCGGCGCTCCCCGCGCAGGACGCCTCCGCCGCGCGCGGCTCGCTCGACAAGGGCTACTTCAAGACGCCTTGGGAATTCGCCCAGGAAATCGCCCTCGCCGCCCCCGCCGATTTTAACGCCGCGCTCCTCGCCGACCTGAACCGCGGCCAGAACGCCGTCTCCATCTCGCTCGACTGCGCCACCCGCGCCGCCAAGGACGCCGACGCCGCGCCCGCCGCCGAAGTCGGCTGCTGCGGCCTCTCCGTGAGCGACCTCTCCGACCTCGCCGCCGCGCTCAACAACGTCGAGCTCACCGCCGTCCCCGTGCACATCAACGCCGGCGCGACCGCGCTCCCCGTCGCCTCGCTCCTCCTCGCCCTCGCGAAACAGCGCGGCGTCGACGCCTCCAAGATCAACGGCTCCGTCACCGCCGATCCCCTCGGCGAACTCGCCGCCCGCGGCGCGCTTCCCGACTCGCTCGACTCGCTCCAAAACGACCTCGCCCAATGGACGCTCTGGGCCTCGAAAAACGCCCCCGGCCTCTCGACCGTCGGCGTGGACTCCGCCCTCTGGCTCAACGCCGGCGGCAACGCCGTGCAGGACCTCGCCTACACCATCGCCGCCACAGTTGAATACATCCGCGAGCTCGGCAAACGCGGCCTCACCGCCGAGCAAGTTGCCGCGCACCTCCGCGTCAACTTCGCCATCGGCCCTCAATTCTTCATGGAAATCGCGAAGTTCCGCGCCTTCCGCCTCCTCTGGGCGCGCGTCGCAGCCGCCTACGCGATCAAGACTTCGCCGAAAGTCCACGCCCGCACCGGCCGCTGGAACAAGACCAAGCTCGACATCAACGTGAACATGCTTCGCGTCACCACCGAGGCGCTCTCCGCGGTGCTCGGCGGCGTCGATTCGCTCCACATCGCCCCCTACGACGAAGTCATGGGCTCGCCCGACGATTTCTCGCGCCGCATCTCGCGCAACATCCACACGCTCCTCGCCGAGGAGTTCCACGTCACCGCCCCCAACGATCCCTCCGGCGGCTCCTTCTACATCGAAAAACTCACCGACGAACTCGCCCGCAAAGCTTGGGCCGCGTTCCAGGATATCGAGAAACAAGGCGGCTTCACCGCCGCCCTCCGCTCCGGCTCGCTCCAAACCGCCGTCGCCGACACCGCGAAGGCAAAATCCGACTCCCTCGACAAGCGCCGCATGGGCCTCGTCGGCACCAACCTCTTCCCCAATCTCAAGGAAAAGGACCCCGTCGCCCGCCCGCTCGCCACGCCCGAGTTCGTCGCCGCCCGCGCCGCCGAGGTTAAGAAACGCCGCCCGGCCACGATGAGCATCAAGCTCGCCGTCACCACCAAGATCGTCAACGCCGTCAGTCCCGACGTCGCCGCCGATTCCGCCGCCGCGTGCATCCAGGCCGCCGCCCAAGGCGCGACCATCGGCCAGCTCTTCGCCGCCACTCACCCGGATGCGAAACCCGAAACCGGCGTCACGCCCGTCGCGCTCGTTCGCGGCTCCGAAGGCTACGAAGCCCTCCGCGCCGCGGCCGACTCCTACGCCAAGAAAAACGGCGCCCGCCCGAAAATCTTCGTCGCGAAAATGGGCCCCGTTCTCCAGCACAAGGCCCGCGCCGACTTCACCGCCGGTTTCTTCAGCACGGGCGGCTTCGAGATGATCGCCAAGGACGCCTACGAAACCGCCGAGGACGCCGCCAAGGCTGCGGTCGCCTCCGGCGCTCCCGTCGCGGTCCTCTGCTCGACCGACGCCACCTATCCCGAGCTCGCCCCCGCCTTCGCCAAGGCGGTCAAGGCCGCCAAGCCGGAAATCCAAGTCATCCTCGCCGGCATGCCCGCCGACGAAACCCTCGCAGCGACCTACAAAGCCGCCGGCTTCGACGACTTCATCCACGTCCGCGCCAACGTCCGCGGCCTGCTCGCCAACATCCAAAAAACAATCGGCGCGTAA
- the mce gene encoding methylmalonyl-CoA epimerase, with product MITNIDHLGIAVTSIDAALGYYEKVLGLKCTHREEVASQKVRTAFIPCGQVNIELLEPTSPDSPIAKFLEKNPHGGIHHIAYATDDITSQLAQASGAGARLINETPVEGAHEKLVAFLHPKSTFGVLTEFCMSKPGAQH from the coding sequence ATGATTACGAACATCGACCACTTGGGAATCGCAGTCACATCCATCGACGCCGCACTGGGCTATTATGAAAAAGTCCTCGGCCTCAAATGCACGCATCGCGAGGAAGTCGCCTCGCAAAAAGTGCGCACCGCATTCATCCCATGCGGCCAGGTCAATATCGAGCTCCTCGAGCCCACCTCGCCGGACAGCCCGATCGCGAAGTTTCTCGAAAAGAATCCCCACGGCGGCATCCACCATATCGCCTACGCCACCGACGACATCACCAGCCAGCTCGCGCAGGCCAGCGGCGCCGGCGCGCGGCTCATCAACGAAACACCCGTCGAAGGCGCGCACGAAAAACTCGTCGCCTTCCTCCATCCGAAATCAACCTTCGGCGTGCTCACCGAATTCTGCATGAGCAAACCCGGCGCGCAGCACTGA
- a CDS encoding acyl-CoA carboxylase subunit beta, producing the protein MAISPKLLEELAEKRKIALSGGGPEKLEARKKKGLHTARERLTSFFDGGQFLELGLHVEHSCHDFGMADKHMAADGVITAIGYVDGRPIAAFAQDFTVGGGAVGRMHAKKICDLLDYAKQSGMPVVGINDSGGARIQEGDEALSGYGQIFFRNTLLSGVVPQISVIAGPCAGGAAYSPALTDFIIMAKNGAQMFICGPEVIKAATGATVTMDDVGSAVTHASISGNIHFIADSGVEAMQIAKKLHSFLPSNNVMDPPHNLNVPLDMTPDPVLNEIMPSNGKEGFDVKKIIERLVDNADFLEVQRDFARNMVVGFGRIQGIVVGIIANQPNFKAGTIDIDASDKAARFIRFCNVFNIPLLTLVDTGGFLPGIQQERGGIIRHGAKMLFAYSAATVPKITVIMRKAYGGAYLAMCPKDLGADMVFAWPTAEIAVMGAAGAANILFKREISAAPDPKAKAAELAAEYQSKFAAPYRAASKAFITDVIEPSETRGKVAMALRATLSKRETRPPKKHGNIPL; encoded by the coding sequence ATGGCAATATCCCCTAAACTGCTCGAAGAGCTCGCTGAAAAACGCAAAATCGCCCTCTCGGGCGGCGGCCCGGAAAAACTCGAGGCCCGCAAGAAAAAAGGCCTTCACACGGCTCGCGAACGCCTCACCTCGTTCTTTGACGGCGGCCAGTTCCTCGAACTCGGCCTCCACGTCGAACACTCCTGCCACGACTTCGGCATGGCCGACAAGCACATGGCCGCGGACGGCGTCATCACCGCCATCGGCTACGTTGACGGCCGCCCCATCGCCGCGTTCGCGCAAGACTTCACCGTCGGCGGCGGCGCCGTGGGCCGCATGCACGCCAAGAAAATCTGCGACCTGCTCGACTACGCCAAGCAATCCGGCATGCCCGTCGTCGGCATCAACGACTCCGGCGGAGCCCGCATTCAGGAAGGCGACGAGGCGCTCTCCGGCTACGGCCAGATCTTCTTCCGCAACACCCTCCTCTCCGGTGTCGTGCCGCAAATCTCCGTGATCGCCGGCCCCTGCGCGGGCGGCGCGGCCTACTCGCCCGCCCTCACCGACTTCATCATCATGGCGAAAAACGGCGCGCAAATGTTCATCTGCGGCCCCGAAGTCATCAAGGCCGCCACCGGCGCGACCGTCACCATGGACGACGTCGGCAGTGCCGTCACCCACGCCTCCATTTCCGGCAACATCCACTTCATCGCCGACAGCGGCGTTGAGGCCATGCAGATCGCCAAGAAACTCCACTCATTCCTCCCCTCGAACAACGTCATGGACCCGCCGCACAACCTGAACGTGCCGCTCGACATGACACCCGACCCCGTTCTCAACGAGATCATGCCCTCGAACGGCAAGGAAGGCTTCGACGTCAAGAAAATCATCGAAAGGCTCGTGGACAACGCCGACTTCCTCGAAGTGCAGCGCGACTTCGCCCGCAACATGGTCGTCGGCTTCGGTCGCATCCAGGGCATCGTCGTCGGCATCATCGCCAACCAGCCCAACTTCAAGGCCGGCACCATCGACATCGACGCCTCGGACAAGGCGGCCCGCTTCATCCGCTTCTGCAACGTCTTCAACATCCCCCTGCTCACCCTCGTTGACACCGGCGGCTTCCTCCCCGGCATCCAGCAGGAACGCGGCGGCATCATCCGCCACGGCGCGAAGATGCTCTTCGCCTACTCCGCCGCCACCGTGCCGAAAATCACCGTCATCATGCGCAAAGCCTACGGCGGCGCCTACCTCGCCATGTGCCCCAAGGACCTCGGCGCGGACATGGTCTTCGCCTGGCCCACCGCCGAAATCGCGGTCATGGGCGCGGCCGGCGCGGCCAACATCCTCTTCAAGAGGGAAATCTCCGCCGCACCCGACCCGAAAGCCAAGGCCGCCGAGCTCGCCGCCGAATACCAGTCCAAGTTCGCCGCGCCCTACCGCGCCGCCAGCAAAGCCTTCATCACCGACGTCATCGAACCCTCGGAGACGCGCGGCAAAGTCGCCATGGCCCTGCGCGCCACGCTCAGCAAACGCGAAACCCGCCCGCCCAAGAAGCACGGCAACATTCCGCTCTAA
- a CDS encoding OadG family transporter subunit, whose translation MTNTLILLAQTAAPEDAVLFGNKWIALAVILSGVAIFIALIALFGRILAATHPDEKKTAGAKAKPAAPAPLVVEVPNASTDTPSPQILAVIAASVATVFGPKARIAGVQTAKPPTVEALMQMWSLEGRRQIYTSHNPRG comes from the coding sequence ATGACCAACACACTTATCCTGCTCGCACAAACCGCAGCGCCCGAGGACGCAGTCCTGTTCGGAAACAAATGGATCGCCCTCGCGGTAATCCTATCCGGCGTGGCAATCTTCATCGCGCTCATCGCCCTCTTCGGACGAATCCTCGCCGCCACGCACCCGGACGAAAAGAAAACCGCCGGCGCAAAGGCAAAACCCGCGGCCCCCGCGCCGCTCGTTGTCGAAGTGCCCAATGCCAGCACCGACACGCCCTCGCCCCAAATACTGGCGGTTATCGCAGCCTCGGTGGCCACCGTGTTCGGCCCCAAGGCGCGGATCGCCGGGGTGCAAACCGCAAAACCGCCCACCGTCGAGGCCCTCATGCAAATGTGGTCCCTCGAAGGCCGCCGGCAAATCTACACCTCGCACAACCCGCGAGGATAA
- a CDS encoding biotin/lipoyl-containing protein, with protein sequence MKKLRVTVEGKAYDVLVEIMDEGAAAPAAAAPVQSAPMSAPITAPTPAPAPKAAPAAGASDIASPLAGKVVSIDVKVGQDVAEGAQVATIEAMKMNTYIYAPKAGKIGSIHATVGDGIEEGAIIIKYA encoded by the coding sequence ATGAAAAAGCTCCGCGTTACCGTAGAAGGCAAAGCATACGACGTCCTCGTCGAAATCATGGATGAAGGCGCCGCCGCACCCGCCGCCGCGGCACCCGTGCAAAGCGCCCCCATGTCCGCTCCCATCACAGCGCCCACGCCCGCGCCGGCCCCCAAGGCCGCACCCGCAGCCGGCGCAAGCGACATCGCCAGCCCCCTCGCCGGCAAAGTCGTCTCCATTGATGTCAAGGTCGGCCAGGACGTGGCCGAGGGCGCCCAAGTCGCCACCATTGAGGCCATGAAGATGAACACCTACATCTACGCCCCCAAGGCCGGCAAGATCGGCTCGATCCACGCCACTGTCGGCGACGGCATCGAGGAAGGCGCCATCATCATCAAATACGCCTGA
- a CDS encoding OmpP1/FadL family transporter, with product METSMHPNAKAAKRSLLSTLALSLALVATIGTAHGAGFAIYETDARGFAMANANVGRNDDASALYSNPAAITQLPGFQIKAGLSFIMPDIDVSTKGSIDGTYLNTEWRKTPMNSYTAVIPNLYGTYRINDNMAVGMGIFVPYGLKSDFPEFANAWPGAYNNYYTEIETVEMAPTFAYRLVHDQPWAKSLSVAVGLAILRTDITIKRQVNLALMEEDTAYGSHYSPLILEGDDWEFGYNFAIQYEVNDNLAFGIVYRSGFDTKITGASARILPNNQAGYAGRSGGKAWGKIDLPDSWSFGVNYSPVAPLNIGFQALRTNWGSYDELKIQAFPGEPGKVGEVTTSEKHWKDVWRYSLGAEYQLNNALALRAGFVIDKDPVNTKYADYMVPSNDRQIFSTGLGWRISKAVTLDFAYGYIKIKESTFNARPREGVLETKVHTGHAHIFSASIACRF from the coding sequence ATGGAAACTTCCATGCATCCAAACGCCAAGGCCGCCAAGCGCAGCCTTTTGTCCACCCTCGCCCTCTCGCTCGCCCTCGTCGCCACGATCGGCACAGCACACGGGGCGGGCTTTGCAATTTACGAAACCGATGCACGCGGTTTCGCCATGGCCAACGCCAACGTCGGACGCAACGACGACGCCAGCGCGCTCTATTCCAATCCCGCCGCAATCACCCAGCTCCCCGGCTTCCAAATCAAAGCCGGCCTGAGCTTCATCATGCCTGACATTGATGTTTCGACAAAGGGATCCATCGACGGCACGTATCTGAACACTGAGTGGAGGAAAACACCGATGAATTCCTACACCGCGGTCATCCCTAACCTCTACGGCACCTATCGCATCAATGACAACATGGCCGTCGGCATGGGCATCTTCGTCCCCTACGGACTAAAGAGCGATTTCCCAGAGTTTGCGAATGCATGGCCTGGTGCTTACAACAACTACTACACGGAAATCGAAACCGTCGAGATGGCGCCGACCTTCGCCTACCGCCTCGTTCACGACCAACCTTGGGCCAAGAGCCTCTCGGTCGCCGTCGGCCTCGCGATTCTCAGGACTGATATCACGATCAAACGCCAAGTTAATTTGGCCTTGATGGAAGAGGATACTGCCTATGGCAGCCATTATTCTCCCCTCATCCTTGAGGGCGACGATTGGGAATTCGGCTACAACTTCGCAATCCAGTATGAAGTGAATGACAACCTTGCGTTCGGTATTGTTTATCGCTCCGGATTCGACACCAAAATTACCGGTGCAAGCGCCCGTATTCTTCCCAACAATCAAGCCGGTTATGCCGGACGTTCCGGTGGCAAGGCATGGGGCAAAATCGACCTGCCCGACTCTTGGTCCTTCGGCGTCAACTACTCGCCCGTCGCTCCGCTTAACATCGGTTTCCAGGCCCTCCGCACAAACTGGGGCTCCTACGACGAACTCAAGATTCAAGCATTCCCGGGTGAGCCAGGCAAAGTGGGTGAAGTCACAACCTCGGAAAAACACTGGAAAGACGTCTGGCGCTACAGCCTCGGTGCTGAATACCAACTCAACAACGCTCTCGCCCTGCGCGCTGGTTTCGTGATCGATAAAGACCCGGTGAATACCAAGTATGCCGACTACATGGTTCCCTCCAACGACCGCCAAATCTTCAGCACCGGTCTCGGTTGGCGAATCAGCAAGGCGGTCACCCTCGATTTCGCCTACGGCTACATCAAGATCAAGGAGAGCACCTTTAATGCGCGTCCGCGCGAAGGCGTCCTCGAAACTAAGGTTCACACCGGCCATGCGCACATCTTTTCCGCCAGCATAGCCTGCCGCTTCTGA
- the guaB gene encoding IMP dehydrogenase, protein MNQAANISTNTIDADFYLAADDFFKSNRPVALTFDDVSLATRYSQILPRDTDLATSLSDTLRLQIPIISSDMDTVTESRMAIAMALNGGMGLIHYNMTPKDQVREVARVKRHIHGFLQDPITIRPDMLIGDLLARIEQKTFSFSTFPVTDENGVLLGLVSGNVVKERYKTKKIADVMTPRADLITEHLNAVTKDPIKAADTFFNQHIGINKMLVVDDAGKLRGMVTSRDVESITNEAKSQRKPARDANFRLVVGAAIGPVRNPDGSLDREKIVSHVSALVAENVDVVAISTAHGHTAGVGDMVKLVRDAFPELTIIAGNVTSASGVEYLADCGANAIKVGQGPGSICTTRIVAGIGIPQLTALYTASKGAAAKGVRIIADGGITKSGDIVKALTLADSVILGGLLAGCREAPGEIMEINGKFYKQYRGMGTLAAMKAGSAARYGHDKNDTARKLTAEGIEALKEVSGSTDDVLGNLIGGIQSGMGYLGAKSLPELRANARYMRVSPAGQKEASPHDVIEVSTRKQ, encoded by the coding sequence ATGAATCAGGCCGCCAACATATCAACCAACACGATCGACGCCGACTTCTATCTGGCCGCCGACGACTTCTTCAAATCCAACCGTCCGGTTGCGCTTACCTTCGACGACGTCTCACTCGCCACGCGCTACTCCCAAATCCTCCCCCGCGACACCGACCTCGCCACCAGCCTCTCGGACACCCTCCGGCTGCAAATCCCCATCATCTCGTCCGACATGGACACCGTCACCGAGTCGCGCATGGCCATCGCCATGGCTCTCAACGGCGGCATGGGCCTCATCCACTACAACATGACGCCAAAGGACCAGGTCCGCGAAGTCGCCCGCGTCAAGCGCCACATCCACGGCTTCCTGCAGGACCCCATCACCATCCGCCCCGACATGCTCATCGGCGACCTCCTCGCCCGCATCGAACAAAAGACATTCTCCTTCTCCACCTTCCCCGTCACCGACGAAAACGGCGTCCTCCTCGGCCTCGTCTCCGGCAACGTTGTCAAGGAACGCTACAAGACGAAAAAAATCGCCGACGTCATGACCCCGCGCGCCGACCTCATCACCGAGCACCTCAACGCCGTCACCAAGGATCCCATCAAGGCGGCGGACACCTTTTTCAACCAGCACATAGGCATCAACAAAATGCTCGTCGTCGATGACGCCGGCAAACTCCGCGGCATGGTCACCAGCCGCGACGTTGAAAGCATCACCAACGAGGCCAAGTCGCAGCGCAAACCCGCCCGCGACGCCAATTTCCGCCTCGTCGTCGGCGCCGCCATCGGCCCCGTCCGCAACCCCGACGGCTCGCTCGACCGCGAAAAAATCGTCTCGCACGTCTCCGCGCTGGTCGCCGAAAACGTCGACGTCGTCGCCATCTCCACCGCGCACGGCCACACCGCCGGCGTGGGCGACATGGTCAAGCTCGTCCGCGACGCCTTCCCCGAGCTCACCATCATCGCGGGCAACGTCACCAGCGCCTCCGGCGTGGAATACCTCGCCGACTGCGGCGCAAACGCCATCAAGGTTGGCCAGGGTCCAGGCTCCATCTGCACCACGCGCATCGTCGCCGGAATCGGCATCCCGCAGCTCACCGCGCTCTACACCGCCTCGAAGGGCGCCGCCGCCAAGGGCGTGCGCATCATCGCCGACGGCGGCATCACCAAGTCCGGCGACATCGTCAAGGCGCTCACCCTCGCCGACAGCGTCATCCTCGGCGGACTGCTCGCCGGCTGCCGCGAAGCCCCGGGCGAAATCATGGAAATCAACGGCAAGTTCTACAAACAATACCGCGGCATGGGCACGCTCGCCGCGATGAAAGCCGGCAGCGCGGCCCGTTACGGCCACGACAAAAACGACACCGCGCGCAAACTCACCGCCGAGGGCATTGAGGCGCTCAAGGAAGTTTCCGGCTCGACGGACGACGTCCTCGGCAACCTCATTGGCGGCATCCAAAGCGGCATGGGATATCTCGGGGCCAAAAGCCTCCCCGAGCTGCGCGCCAACGCCCGCTACATGCGCGTGAGCCCGGCAGGCCAAAAAGAAGCCTCCCCCCACGACGTGATCGAAGTCTCCACGCGCAAGCAGTGA
- a CDS encoding zinc ribbon domain-containing protein, which translates to MQNSDASNNVRIEDVAARDSEIENDLEWMICPCCHQHNAPHANFCVACGAPISATAAIAPFERIFAEGFLLREAAFGKHTKLFTVLAVWLIFFPMMVSVIGLFILVPRLYWLDPGLLVGDIAMLFMLTWIALLLYRVTQNYIGQNQSPPDSPPPSA; encoded by the coding sequence ATGCAAAATTCCGATGCCAGCAACAACGTCCGCATCGAAGACGTGGCTGCTCGGGATTCTGAGATCGAGAATGATCTGGAGTGGATGATTTGCCCCTGTTGCCACCAGCACAACGCTCCGCATGCCAATTTCTGCGTTGCATGTGGCGCCCCTATAAGCGCCACTGCCGCAATTGCGCCATTTGAGCGCATCTTTGCGGAAGGCTTTCTGTTGCGGGAGGCGGCATTCGGCAAACACACCAAACTGTTTACGGTGTTGGCCGTATGGCTGATATTTTTCCCGATGATGGTGAGCGTTATTGGTCTTTTTATATTAGTTCCCCGCTTATATTGGCTGGATCCAGGGCTTCTTGTTGGCGACATCGCAATGCTCTTTATGCTGACATGGATAGCCTTGCTCCTTTACCGCGTGACCCAAAATTACATTGGGCAAAACCAATCCCCGCCAGACAGTCCGCCGCCTTCCGCCTAA
- a CDS encoding aminotransferase class V-fold PLP-dependent enzyme has protein sequence MSHRSKLFITRMADIRARLCKLTGAADVQIMLGSGTIANATVANQLALLGTTGLILSNGEFGERLAGNARNAGLRYDWLQLPWGHTFDMAEVTRLAERLPAGGWIWFVHHETSTGIMNPLDELKKLADRLNLHLCADCISSIGAMPVDLHGMYLATCASGKGLGSFPGIAMVFHNYKPEPHPDRFPGYLDLGHWFENQSVPHTHSTNLVAALDIAVQQATPERMQQIADNAKWLREQLQSLGFQLAASEDVASPGIMTILPVKEMSAAELGEELEMRGFWLSYRSQYLLNHNWIQAALLGNPSRESLEKLVHMLSVVCRRTPEAKATIAAAAKAVKS, from the coding sequence ATCTCGCACCGCAGCAAGCTGTTCATCACCCGCATGGCCGACATCCGCGCGCGCCTCTGCAAGCTCACCGGCGCGGCCGATGTCCAGATTATGCTCGGCTCCGGCACCATCGCCAACGCCACTGTCGCCAATCAGCTCGCCCTTCTCGGCACCACCGGCCTCATCCTCTCCAACGGCGAATTCGGCGAACGCCTCGCAGGCAACGCCCGCAACGCCGGACTCCGCTACGACTGGCTCCAGCTCCCCTGGGGGCACACCTTCGACATGGCCGAGGTCACCCGCCTCGCCGAGCGCCTCCCCGCCGGCGGCTGGATATGGTTTGTCCATCACGAAACGTCCACCGGCATCATGAACCCGCTGGACGAGCTCAAAAAACTCGCCGACCGCCTTAACCTTCATCTCTGCGCCGACTGCATCAGCTCCATCGGCGCCATGCCCGTCGATCTTCATGGCATGTATCTCGCCACTTGCGCCTCCGGCAAGGGGCTCGGCAGCTTCCCCGGCATCGCGATGGTGTTTCACAATTACAAACCCGAGCCGCACCCCGACCGCTTCCCCGGCTATCTCGATCTCGGCCACTGGTTCGAAAACCAAAGCGTGCCCCACACCCATTCCACAAACCTCGTCGCCGCGCTCGACATCGCCGTGCAGCAAGCCACGCCCGAGCGCATGCAACAAATCGCCGACAACGCCAAATGGCTCCGCGAACAACTCCAGAGTCTCGGTTTCCAGCTTGCCGCGTCCGAGGACGTCGCCAGCCCCGGCATCATGACGATCCTGCCGGTCAAGGAAATGTCCGCCGCCGAGCTCGGCGAGGAACTTGAAATGCGCGGTTTCTGGCTCAGCTACCGCAGCCAATATTTGCTAAACCACAACTGGATACAGGCGGCGCTGCTCGGCAACCCGAGCCGCGAATCCCTGGAAAAACTCGTGCACATGCTCAGCGTGGTCTGCCGCCGCACGCCGGAGGCGAAGGCGACAATCGCCGCCGCGGCGAAAGCGGTGAAGAGTTAG
- a CDS encoding glycerol-3-phosphate acyltransferase, protein MHTENILTAVMPAWSNIAFIVAAYLIGGLSPGYWLARKRGGVDIREIGSGATGATNAGRVLGKRGFYTVVLIDILKGFLVALAASYFMADSPPAWRCAAAYAVVAGHIWPVWLGFRGGKGVATFYGAWCPLAGGQGFIPAAICIVLALALKPVFRRSFSVSWLVTHALFPVIAWWLWRDPASTLICAAMILTLWISHRANILAVLGKKA, encoded by the coding sequence TTGCATACTGAAAACATCCTAACCGCCGTCATGCCCGCCTGGTCGAACATCGCGTTTATTGTCGCAGCCTATCTTATCGGTGGGCTGTCGCCCGGGTATTGGCTGGCCAGAAAGCGCGGCGGAGTCGACATTCGCGAAATCGGCAGCGGGGCGACCGGGGCCACCAACGCCGGTCGCGTTCTCGGTAAGCGCGGTTTTTATACCGTTGTCCTCATCGACATACTCAAGGGTTTCCTTGTCGCGCTTGCCGCGAGTTATTTCATGGCCGACTCGCCCCCTGCATGGCGGTGCGCCGCGGCCTACGCCGTTGTCGCAGGGCACATCTGGCCGGTCTGGCTCGGCTTTCGCGGAGGCAAGGGCGTGGCCACTTTTTACGGCGCATGGTGTCCTCTGGCGGGCGGGCAGGGTTTTATTCCCGCCGCGATTTGCATCGTGCTCGCGCTCGCGCTCAAGCCGGTTTTCCGCCGCTCCTTTTCGGTTTCGTGGCTCGTCACGCATGCGCTTTTTCCCGTGATTGCCTGGTGGCTCTGGCGTGATCCCGCTTCCACGCTCATTTGCGCGGCAATGATCCTCACACTCTGGATTTCCCATCGCGCAAACATTCTTGCCGTGCTCGGAAAAAAAGCGTGA